From Micromonospora rifamycinica, a single genomic window includes:
- a CDS encoding GNAT family N-acetyltransferase, producing MTYQETIPGFGELTLTVVDPDAHAALLHGWVTAPGAAFWGMGDHTVAEVHEVYSFVDSLSTHHAYLIGLDGTPVGLFQSYRPEADPVGERYRVRPGDVGMHLLLAPGRRPPRGLTTAVGPALARFLFRDPDHRRIVVEPDVRNRFALRRLEREGFTFADEIDMPDKRAQLAFLTRERFEADHPVPA from the coding sequence GTGACCTACCAGGAGACGATCCCCGGCTTCGGTGAGCTGACCCTCACCGTGGTCGACCCGGACGCGCACGCCGCGCTGCTGCACGGCTGGGTGACCGCGCCCGGCGCGGCGTTCTGGGGCATGGGTGACCACACGGTGGCCGAGGTCCACGAGGTCTACTCCTTCGTCGACTCACTGAGCACCCACCACGCGTACCTGATCGGGCTGGACGGCACGCCGGTCGGCCTGTTCCAGAGCTACCGGCCCGAGGCCGACCCGGTCGGCGAGCGCTACCGGGTACGCCCCGGCGACGTCGGCATGCACCTGCTGCTCGCCCCGGGCCGCCGGCCGCCCCGGGGGCTCACCACCGCGGTCGGCCCGGCGCTGGCCCGGTTCCTGTTCCGCGACCCCGACCACCGGCGGATCGTGGTCGAGCCCGACGTGCGCAACCGGTTCGCGCTGCGCCGGCTGGAACGGGAGGGGTTCACCTTCGCCGATGAGATCGACATGCCCGACAAGCGTGCCCAGCTGGCGTTCCTCACCCGTGAGCGGTTCGAGGCCGACCACCCGGTCCCGGCCTGA
- a CDS encoding PspC domain-containing protein: MEDPTIIRLTGHVAAYPATREARDTLRRYLDEAHRTLRSDPDADDIVRDLESAIGDRLSALVGSGDAPVTGARMAAILAEVGPVSPAGPVSPSAAGRPRGRFWCRIHEGGWFGGVCLGIAAYGGFRVDWVRTVVLLLTLFSGGLLAIAYLALLLVLPVVPTVADYERQRDAPRHA; the protein is encoded by the coding sequence ATGGAAGATCCGACGATCATCCGCCTCACCGGGCACGTCGCGGCCTACCCCGCCACCCGTGAGGCACGCGACACCCTGCGGCGGTACCTCGACGAGGCGCACCGCACGCTGCGCTCCGACCCGGACGCTGACGACATCGTCCGCGATCTCGAGTCCGCGATCGGCGACCGGTTGAGCGCGCTCGTGGGCTCAGGCGACGCCCCGGTGACCGGTGCCCGGATGGCAGCGATCCTGGCCGAGGTCGGGCCGGTCAGCCCGGCAGGTCCCGTGTCGCCTTCCGCCGCGGGGAGGCCGCGTGGCCGGTTCTGGTGCCGGATCCACGAAGGAGGCTGGTTCGGCGGCGTCTGCCTGGGAATCGCGGCGTACGGCGGGTTCCGCGTCGACTGGGTACGCACCGTCGTGCTGCTGCTGACCCTGTTCAGCGGTGGACTACTCGCCATCGCGTACCTGGCCCTGCTGCTCGTGCTCCCCGTGGTCCCCACGGTCGCCGACTACGAGCGCCAACGGGACGCGCCGCGACACGCCTGA
- a CDS encoding PadR family transcriptional regulator, with protein MQVDPKLVALRRGLLEPLVLAAVESRQRYAAEILAVLQEANFPAQEGTLYPLLSRLRRDGLVHHEWRESPSGPPRKYFSLTDAGRNQLAAFREYWNELTHMINAIGR; from the coding sequence ATGCAGGTCGACCCCAAGCTCGTCGCGTTGCGGCGCGGCCTGCTCGAGCCACTCGTCCTGGCTGCCGTCGAGTCCCGGCAGCGGTACGCGGCGGAGATCCTCGCCGTGCTGCAGGAGGCGAACTTCCCCGCCCAGGAGGGCACGCTCTATCCGCTGCTGAGCAGGCTCCGGCGCGACGGGCTCGTCCACCACGAGTGGCGTGAGTCGCCGTCAGGGCCGCCCCGGAAGTACTTCTCCCTCACCGATGCGGGCAGAAACCAACTCGCCGCGTTCCGTGAGTACTGGAACGAGCTGACCCACATGATCAATGCGATCGGACGCTGA
- a CDS encoding DinB family protein, whose translation MPTFPPSFADRVVAQPLPDQFETFLDEHRSALDGCLDGLTEEQARRSLVPSRTTLLGLVKHATFVERVWFDEAVTCRSRAELGLPERSEDSFLLDDHDTIATVRQAHREACAAARRATASLGLDDILRGNRRGPLPLRWVYLHVLRELAQHCGHADILREQILHG comes from the coding sequence ATGCCCACCTTTCCGCCCAGCTTCGCCGACCGGGTCGTCGCCCAGCCGCTCCCGGACCAGTTCGAGACGTTCCTCGACGAGCACCGCAGTGCGCTCGACGGCTGCCTCGACGGGCTGACCGAGGAACAGGCCCGCCGGTCGTTGGTGCCGTCCCGGACGACGCTGCTGGGCCTGGTCAAGCACGCGACCTTCGTGGAGCGGGTCTGGTTCGACGAGGCCGTCACCTGCCGCTCGCGCGCCGAGCTCGGCCTCCCCGAGCGGTCGGAAGACTCGTTCCTCCTCGACGACCACGACACGATCGCCACCGTCCGGCAGGCGCACCGGGAGGCCTGCGCGGCAGCCCGCCGGGCGACGGCGTCGTTGGGCCTCGACGACATCCTGCGTGGGAACCGGCGGGGTCCGCTTCCGCTGCGCTGGGTGTACCTGCACGTGCTGCGTGAGCTCGCCCAGCACTGCGGGCACGCGGACATCCTCCGCGAGCAGATCCTCCACGGGTAG
- a CDS encoding DJ-1/PfpI family protein — MLVQIVLFDGFDPLDVIAPFEVLAAGSDTVGGALAVELVSAEGPREVVSGTRGLTLRATGTLDPTRPGYVVVPGASGPSTGDPDEGAVTIPVLLARVADSAAVPLLRAALDNPDVTVAAVCGGSLALAMAGLIEGRHAVTHRLGMDVLDATGVHAVPARVVDDGDLVTAGGVTSGLDLGLHLLEREFGPRVAHAVETLFEYERRGTVWRAAGHLPVTV, encoded by the coding sequence ATGCTGGTACAGATCGTGTTGTTCGACGGGTTCGACCCGCTCGACGTCATCGCGCCCTTCGAGGTCCTCGCCGCCGGGAGCGACACCGTCGGGGGTGCCCTGGCGGTGGAGCTCGTCTCGGCGGAGGGCCCGCGGGAGGTGGTCAGCGGCACCCGTGGTCTGACGCTGCGGGCGACCGGGACGCTGGACCCGACCCGGCCGGGCTACGTCGTGGTGCCCGGGGCCAGCGGGCCCAGCACCGGCGACCCCGACGAGGGCGCGGTGACCATCCCGGTGCTCCTGGCCCGGGTCGCCGACTCGGCGGCCGTACCGCTGCTGCGCGCCGCCCTCGACAACCCCGACGTGACGGTGGCGGCCGTCTGCGGCGGTTCGCTCGCCCTGGCCATGGCCGGCCTGATCGAGGGCCGCCACGCGGTGACCCACCGCCTCGGCATGGACGTGCTCGACGCCACCGGCGTGCACGCGGTGCCGGCGCGGGTCGTCGACGACGGCGACCTCGTCACCGCAGGCGGCGTCACCTCCGGCCTGGACCTCGGCCTGCACCTCCTGGAACGGGAGTTCGGCCCCCGGGTCGCGCACGCCGTGGAGACCCTCTTCGAGTACGAGCGACGCGGCACCGTCTGGCGTGCCGCCGGCCACCTCCCCGTCACGGTCTGA
- a CDS encoding GlxA family transcriptional regulator, whose protein sequence is MHTVLVLALPGTIAFDLATPVEVLGRVRLPGGRAGYRVLVCGSGPVVDAGPLRLAVDHGLDALADADTLIVPGRYDPAAPVPAAVLDALRAAAAAGVRIASICVGAFTLAAAGLLDGRRATTHWAAAELLQATYPAVRVDPEVLYVDTGQFVTSAGATAGVDMCLHLVRRDHGAAVAADASRQAVAPLHRDGGQAQFIVRPGADPAGAGLGPVLRWLESHADEPLTLADVAARAGLSVRTLNRRFHEETGLTPMQWVAAVRIRRAQELLERTDHGVDRIAHLVGFASPAHFRVQFKRLSGVSPQVYRRTFVAGAVPG, encoded by the coding sequence GTGCACACCGTGCTGGTCCTGGCGCTCCCGGGCACCATCGCGTTCGACCTGGCCACCCCGGTCGAGGTGCTGGGCCGGGTGCGGTTGCCGGGCGGCCGGGCCGGCTACCGGGTGCTGGTCTGCGGCAGCGGGCCGGTCGTCGACGCCGGCCCGCTGCGGCTCGCCGTCGACCACGGCCTCGACGCGCTCGCCGACGCCGACACCCTGATCGTGCCGGGACGGTACGACCCGGCCGCGCCGGTGCCCGCTGCGGTGCTGGACGCGCTGCGGGCCGCCGCTGCCGCCGGCGTCCGGATCGCCTCGATCTGCGTGGGCGCGTTCACCCTCGCCGCCGCCGGGTTGCTCGACGGGCGTCGGGCCACCACGCACTGGGCCGCCGCCGAGCTGTTGCAGGCGACGTATCCGGCCGTCCGGGTGGACCCGGAGGTGCTGTACGTCGACACCGGTCAGTTCGTCACCTCCGCCGGGGCGACCGCGGGCGTGGACATGTGCCTGCACCTGGTCCGCCGCGACCACGGGGCCGCGGTCGCCGCCGACGCGTCCCGGCAGGCGGTGGCCCCGCTGCACCGCGACGGTGGGCAGGCGCAGTTCATCGTGCGCCCCGGCGCGGACCCTGCCGGGGCGGGTCTCGGCCCGGTCCTGCGCTGGCTGGAGTCGCACGCCGACGAGCCGCTGACCCTGGCCGACGTGGCCGCCCGGGCCGGGCTCAGCGTGCGGACACTCAACCGCCGTTTCCACGAGGAGACCGGCCTCACCCCGATGCAGTGGGTCGCGGCGGTGCGTATCCGTCGCGCGCAGGAGCTGCTGGAACGCACCGACCACGGGGTCGACCGGATCGCCCACCTCGTCGGTTTCGCCTCACCGGCGCACTTCCGGGTCCAGTTCAAGCGGCTCAGTGGAGTGTCGCCGCAGGTGTACCGCCGGACCTTCGTCGCCGGGGCGGTGCCCGGCTGA
- a CDS encoding ArgP/LysG family DNA-binding transcriptional regulator — MVQPTATEAAMATMITAIVPDLLVDLHTDHEAHTARLLRDGTVMAAVTTERVAVQGCRVLRLGAMRYRAVATPALHALWFADRPPAATFPVAPMVRFDRKDTLQHRFARTLTRRDVDPPTHVVPGTAGFARAIRLGLGWGLLPEAEARPDITAGRLVDLAAGHHLDVPLYWQCWRLESAALAALTAAVRVAAGTALH; from the coding sequence GTGGTTCAGCCGACGGCCACCGAGGCGGCGATGGCCACCATGATCACGGCGATCGTGCCCGACCTGCTGGTCGACCTGCACACCGACCACGAGGCGCACACCGCCCGACTGCTGCGCGACGGCACCGTGATGGCGGCGGTCACCACCGAACGCGTCGCCGTGCAGGGCTGCCGGGTCCTCCGCCTCGGCGCGATGCGGTACCGCGCCGTCGCCACACCCGCCCTGCACGCGCTATGGTTCGCCGACCGGCCGCCCGCGGCGACCTTCCCCGTCGCGCCGATGGTCCGCTTCGACCGCAAGGACACCCTGCAACACCGCTTCGCCCGTACGCTCACCCGCCGCGACGTCGACCCGCCGACGCACGTCGTGCCGGGGACGGCCGGCTTCGCCCGGGCGATCCGGCTCGGCCTCGGCTGGGGCCTGCTCCCGGAGGCCGAGGCCCGGCCCGACATCACCGCCGGTCGGCTCGTCGACCTGGCCGCCGGACACCACCTCGACGTTCCGCTGTACTGGCAGTGCTGGCGACTGGAGTCGGCGGCGCTGGCGGCACTGACGGCGGCGGTCCGGGTCGCCGCCGGCACCGCGCTGCACTGA
- a CDS encoding M23 family metallopeptidase translates to MTGPLARVLTSARLALAAVGVAVIAAGGVATVAAGPAQAAGPRPNFQLPVPCGETWRLATYYGHDDYDIDLTFTGGASNGRPVLASYGGTVAFAGWGSGGGWHVIVEHGGGWRTLYLHMIETPMVATGQWVATGQQLGRVGSTGNSTGPHLHYEQVRDGVKTESYFDGVPSGITSDGSPSTGPLYVSGPTSPARNMTSRNCGQAANRQVYESGSHSGWQMLPVNSITGSATASMVMGGNKLLYTVNNGLVYEASSDTGWRNLWTGISGVSNNALAVINVDGVKYIYTVVGGWVHEASSANGWRNLNTGISGVSNNALAAVNHNGVKIIYTVVGGLVHEAASNNGWRNLWTGISGVSDNALAVISMDGVKYIYTVVGGWVHEANSINGWRNLNSGVSGVSPDALAAISFNGVKIIYTVAGGMVHEAASNNGWRNLNSGVRGTAVSATSISGVKVLYTV, encoded by the coding sequence ATGACGGGTCCACTCGCCCGGGTCCTCACCTCGGCCCGCCTGGCGCTCGCGGCCGTCGGCGTCGCGGTGATCGCCGCCGGAGGTGTCGCCACCGTCGCGGCCGGCCCGGCCCAGGCCGCCGGGCCGCGACCGAACTTCCAGCTGCCGGTGCCCTGCGGCGAGACCTGGCGGCTGGCCACCTACTACGGTCACGACGACTACGACATCGACCTGACCTTCACCGGCGGGGCCAGCAACGGCCGGCCGGTCCTCGCCTCGTACGGGGGCACCGTCGCCTTCGCCGGTTGGGGCAGCGGCGGTGGCTGGCATGTGATCGTCGAACACGGCGGCGGTTGGCGGACGCTCTACCTGCACATGATCGAGACGCCGATGGTCGCCACCGGGCAGTGGGTGGCGACCGGCCAGCAGCTCGGCCGGGTCGGCAGCACCGGCAACTCCACCGGCCCGCACCTGCACTACGAGCAGGTCCGCGACGGCGTCAAGACCGAGTCGTACTTCGACGGCGTGCCCTCCGGCATCACCTCCGACGGCAGCCCGTCCACCGGCCCGCTGTACGTCTCCGGCCCCACCTCGCCGGCCCGGAACATGACCAGCCGCAACTGTGGCCAGGCCGCCAACCGCCAGGTGTACGAGTCCGGCAGTCACAGCGGCTGGCAGATGCTGCCGGTCAACAGCATCACCGGCTCGGCCACCGCGTCCATGGTCATGGGCGGCAACAAGCTGCTCTACACGGTCAACAACGGCCTGGTGTACGAGGCGTCCAGCGACACCGGCTGGCGCAACCTGTGGACCGGCATCTCCGGCGTCAGCAACAACGCCCTCGCCGTGATCAACGTGGACGGTGTGAAGTACATCTACACCGTCGTCGGCGGCTGGGTACACGAGGCGAGCAGCGCCAACGGCTGGAGGAACCTGAACACCGGCATCTCCGGCGTCAGCAACAACGCCCTCGCCGCCGTCAACCACAACGGCGTTAAGATCATCTACACCGTGGTCGGCGGCCTGGTGCACGAGGCGGCCAGCAACAACGGCTGGCGCAACCTGTGGACCGGCATCTCCGGCGTCAGCGACAACGCCCTCGCCGTGATCAGCATGGACGGTGTGAAGTACATCTACACCGTCGTCGGCGGCTGGGTACACGAGGCGAACAGCATCAACGGCTGGCGCAACCTCAACTCCGGCGTCTCCGGGGTCAGCCCCGACGCCCTCGCGGCGATCAGCTTCAACGGCGTGAAGATCATCTACACCGTGGCCGGCGGGATGGTGCACGAGGCCGCCAGCAACAACGGCTGGCGCAACCTCAACTCCGGCGTCCGGGGCACCGCCGTCTCGGCGACGAGCATCAGCGGCGTCAAGGTCCTCTACACCGTCTGA